From a region of the Chitinophaga caseinilytica genome:
- a CDS encoding DUF5071 domain-containing protein, whose product MLPSFVPAHKCDDKAIELLRKTEWSEARPYAMALMEWLEDINSPHFNPIYNYLMPHIHELAAEFCAVFATDDDVWKTNCIYLLEKARVPVKDPPLLAMLLRMAENPTTGEIYHDTSQAARELAQEWNLL is encoded by the coding sequence ATGCTTCCCTCTTTCGTGCCCGCCCACAAATGCGACGACAAGGCGATCGAATTGCTGCGCAAAACCGAATGGTCGGAGGCAAGGCCGTATGCCATGGCCCTGATGGAGTGGCTGGAAGATATCAATAGCCCGCATTTCAACCCGATCTACAATTACCTCATGCCGCATATTCACGAACTGGCCGCGGAATTCTGTGCAGTGTTCGCTACGGACGATGATGTATGGAAAACCAACTGCATTTATCTCCTCGAAAAAGCGCGCGTTCCCGTGAAAGATCCGCCGCTGCTGGCGATGCTGCTGCGTATGGCGGAAAATCCCACTACCGGCGAAATCTATCACGATACGTCGCAGGCGGCGCGGGAGCTGGCGCAGGAATGGAACCTGCTCTGA